The DNA window AGCACGCTGGGTCTGGATCCGGAGCCGGGTACCGACGCCATGGAGCTGCTGGGCCTCTACGACTCCGCCGCTGAGATCAACGTGACCCCGGACCGCGGCTATGCCTTCAGCATGCGCGGTGTGGCCAGGGAATACTCCCACGCCACCGGCACCGCGTTCACCGATCCGGCCGAGCTGGTGCAGGTGCCCGAGACCGCCCCGGCTGGCCATGAAGTCATCCTCGAGGACTCCGCACCCATCTACGGGACCCCGGGCTGTGACTCCTTCGTCGCTCGGAAGGTCACCGGGGTGAACCCGCAGGCGCCCACTCCGCCATGGATGGCCGCACGGCTGCGCCTGGCAGGGATGCGCCCGATCAGTCTGGCCGTGGACATCTCCAACTACGTGATGTGGGAGCTGGGTCAGCCCCTGCACTTCTACGACGCCGAGTCCCTGCAGGGCGCCATCCGCGTGCGCCGCGCCGAGGCCGGGGAGAAGCTCACCACTCTGGATGAGAAGCAGCGGGAGCTCCACCCTGAGGACCTGGTCATCGCCGATGACCGCGGGGCCATCGGTCTGGCCGGCGTGATGGGCGGCGCCGCCACTGAGGTGGGGGAGTCCACCAGCACTGTGCTGATCGAGGCTGCGCACTTCGATCCGATCACCATCGGGCGCAGCAAGCGCCGTCATAAGCTGCCCTCGGAGGCCTCCAAGCGCAATGAGCGGGGCGTGGACCCGCTGCTTCCGGCGATCGCAGCCCAGCGCGCGGTGGACCTGCTCGTGGAGCTGGCCGGCGGCACAGACACCGGAGAGCTCACCCAGGTGGGGGAGCCCGCTCTGCCCCAGTCCATCACCATGGACCCTGCCTCTGCCGAGCGCATCACCGGCGTGCCCTACACCGTTGAGCAGCTGCGGGACACGCTGAGTGCCGTCGGGGCGAGCATCGAGGAGCATTCTGCAGACTCCTGGACGGTCACTCCGCCGACCTGGCGGCCCGACCTGACGATTCCGGAGGCCCTGGTGGAGGAGGTCGCCCGGCTCGTCGGATACGACCAGATCCCGTCGCGGCTGCCGGCGGCTCCGGCCGGTCGGGGGCTCACTGCTGAGCAGAAGCGTCGTCGGCAGGTCTTCAACGGTCTGGCCGGTGCCGGCTTCACCGAGGTGCTGAGCTACCCGTTCTATTCGGAGGAGGCCAACCGGCTCTTCGGCACAGCCGAGCAGGGCGCCGAGCTGCCGATGGTCCGGCTGGCCAACCCGATCGCCAGCCAGCACCCGACGCTGCGCACCACGCTGCTGCCGGGCCTGTTGGATGCCGCCCGCCGCAACGTCTCCCGCGGATTCGGCGATGTGGCGCTCTTCGAGGCCGGCCGGGTGTTCCACCCTGCAGCGGCTCTGGGCAGCACCACCATCCCTGGGCTGGGTGCTCACCCAGGCGCTGAGCGGATCGCAGAGCTGGAGGCCGGCATCCCGGACCAGCCGCTGCATGTGGCGGTGGCGCTGACCGGTTCGGAGCCGGCCGTGGAGCTGGGTCAGCAGGCTCGGCGTCGTGACTGGGCCGATGCCCTGGAGTCAGCACACACTGTGGCGGGGCTGCTGAACCTGCAGCTCGAGGTCGTGCAGGGGTCCCACCAGGCGTTCCATCCTGGACGCACCGCCGAGCTGCGGCTTCCCGGCGGCCAGAGTGCGCTCGGGTATGCCGGGGAGCTGCACCCCAAGGTGGTGAAGACTTGGGATCTGCCTGAGCGCACTGCGGTGATGGAGTTGGATCTGGAGGCGCTGATCGCCGCCGCGGCGGAGAAGGTCACGGCGGCGGCGCTCTCCGGCTTCCCGCCGACCTCCCAGGACGTGGCGCTGATCGTGGATGAGTCCCTGCCCGCCGCGCAGCTGCAGGCCACGCTCGTCGAGGGCGCCGGGGAGCTACTGGAGAGCATCGAGCTCTTCGACGTCTACTCCGGCACCGGCATCGAGGAGGGCAAGAAGTCCCTGGCCTACGCCCTGCGCTTCCGCGCCGAGGATCGCACGCTGACCGCAGAGGAGGCCTCGGAGGCCCGCGCGGCCGCCGTCGCTCTGGCCGAGCAGCGCCACAGCGCTCTCCAGCGCTGATAGTCCTGTCCAGCCCTGAGCAGACCGCCCAGCGCTGGACCAGCCGCACAGAATGACGCCGGCCCCGTCACCTCCCAGCGGAGGTGACGGGGCCGACGTCGTCGGGCGTGGCCGCGGCTAGGGCACCAGGAGCAGCTTTCCTGTGGTGCGCCGTCCCTCGAGGTCCTCGTGGGCGCGGGCGACCTCGGTCAGCGGGTAGGTCCCCCCGATGTTCAGCTCCAGTTCCCCGGCGGTCAGCGCGCTGAACAGCTCGGAGAACCGCCATGCCCGCTCCTGAGCGTTGCGCAGGTACCAATGGACCGCGGGTCGGGTCACGAACAAGCCGCCGCGGCGGTTGAGCTCCTGCGGGTCGATGGGCGGGACCTGGCCGGAGGCTCCTCCGAAGGCCACCAGCATGCCGCGCACCGCCAGACTCTCCAGGGAGCCCTGATAGGTGTCCTTGCCGACGCCGTCGTAGACCACGGAGACGCCTTCGCCCTTGGTGATCTCCAGGACCTGCTCGGCGAAGTTGTCGTAGCCCAGCACGTAGTCGGCGCCGGCCGCTTGGGCGATCTTCGCCTTCTCCTCGGTGGAGGTGGTGGTGATGACCCGTGCGCCCTTGGCCTTGAGCAGTTGCGTGAGGATCTGTCCGACGCCGCCCGCTCCGGCGTGGGTCAGCACCGTCTCCCCGGCGGAGACCCGGTAGGTGGAGTTGATCAGGTAATGGGCGGTGACGCCCTGCAGCGGCAGAGCGGCTGCCTGCTCGTCGGTCACCTCGTCCGGGACGTGGACGGCTTTGGCCGCATCCACCACGAAGTGGGTGGAGTAGGTGCCGGTGGCGGCCTCGGTGGTGGCCACACGCTCACCCACGGTGAAGCCCTCGACGCCCTCGCCCAGGGAGATCACGGTGCCTGCACCCTCAGTGCCGGGGGTGAAGGGGTAGTCGACCGGGTAGACGCCGCTGCGCTGATAGGTCTCGATGAAGTTCACGCCGGCCGCGGCGGTCTTGACCAGGATCTGGCCCTCCCCGGGGGAGGGGAGCGAGACGTCGGCGGCCTGGAACACGTCGGTCCCGCCGGCCTCCTCGGCGCGCATCACCAATGCGCTGTCCGGAAGGTCCTCGGGGAATACAGTCTGTTCGCTCATAGGCGTCAGGGTATCGAAGGACTCTGATAATCAAGAAGCCTGCCCCGGCGTGGTCGGGCCTGTTCCGCGTGGAGCGTAGATGCATAAATATTGATAGCTCTGCATACCTTCGCGTAGACTTCTGGGCATGATCTATACAGCCGCCGTCTCAGGCGCCTCCGGATATGCAGGGGGAGAAGTCCTGCGCCTCCTCGCCAACCATCCGCAGATCGAGATCGGGCAGGTCACCGCCCACTCCTCGGCCGGAGAGCGTCTGGGTGCGCTGCAGCCGCATCTGCATCCGCTGGCCGATCGTGTCATCACCGAGACCACGGCTGAGAACCTGGCCGGTCACGACGTCGTCGTCCTGGCCCTGCCTCACGGAGCCAGCGGTGAGATCGCCGCCGCGCTGGGTGAGGACACCCTGGTGATCGACGCCGCCGCGGACCACCGCCTGGAGTCGGCCGCCGCCTGGGAGACCTTCTACGGCACTGAGCACCAGGGCACCTGGCCCTACGGCCTGCCGGAGCTGCCCGGACAGCGGCAGAAGCTCGCCGGCTCTGGGCGCATCGCCGTTCCCGGCTGCTATCCCACCACCATCCTGCTCGGCCTGGCTCCGGCCTTCGCCGGTGCTGGCGCAGGCCCGCTGGTCCAGCCCCAGGACGTGGTCATCGTCGCGGCCACCGGCACCTCCGGAGCCGGCAAGTCGCTCAAGCCACACCTGCTGGGCTCCGAGGTCATGGGCGGGAT is part of the Nesterenkonia lacusekhoensis genome and encodes:
- a CDS encoding quinone oxidoreductase family protein — translated: MSEQTVFPEDLPDSALVMRAEEAGGTDVFQAADVSLPSPGEGQILVKTAAAGVNFIETYQRSGVYPVDYPFTPGTEGAGTVISLGEGVEGFTVGERVATTEAATGTYSTHFVVDAAKAVHVPDEVTDEQAAALPLQGVTAHYLINSTYRVSAGETVLTHAGAGGVGQILTQLLKAKGARVITTTSTEEKAKIAQAAGADYVLGYDNFAEQVLEITKGEGVSVVYDGVGKDTYQGSLESLAVRGMLVAFGGASGQVPPIDPQELNRRGGLFVTRPAVHWYLRNAQERAWRFSELFSALTAGELELNIGGTYPLTEVARAHEDLEGRRTTGKLLLVP
- the pheT gene encoding phenylalanine--tRNA ligase subunit beta, with the protein product MRIPLSWIREYTKFPAEGTAEDLMAELVRVGLEEEDVHRPTDELTGPIVVGEVLKKQPEPQSNGKTINWCQVRVVPEGQEQTLTGKGIDPSGVQGIVCGAHNFEVGDKVVVTLPGAVLPGNFAISARKTYGHLSAGMIASVKELGLGEDHAGILVLSTLGLDPEPGTDAMELLGLYDSAAEINVTPDRGYAFSMRGVAREYSHATGTAFTDPAELVQVPETAPAGHEVILEDSAPIYGTPGCDSFVARKVTGVNPQAPTPPWMAARLRLAGMRPISLAVDISNYVMWELGQPLHFYDAESLQGAIRVRRAEAGEKLTTLDEKQRELHPEDLVIADDRGAIGLAGVMGGAATEVGESTSTVLIEAAHFDPITIGRSKRRHKLPSEASKRNERGVDPLLPAIAAQRAVDLLVELAGGTDTGELTQVGEPALPQSITMDPASAERITGVPYTVEQLRDTLSAVGASIEEHSADSWTVTPPTWRPDLTIPEALVEEVARLVGYDQIPSRLPAAPAGRGLTAEQKRRRQVFNGLAGAGFTEVLSYPFYSEEANRLFGTAEQGAELPMVRLANPIASQHPTLRTTLLPGLLDAARRNVSRGFGDVALFEAGRVFHPAAALGSTTIPGLGAHPGAERIAELEAGIPDQPLHVAVALTGSEPAVELGQQARRRDWADALESAHTVAGLLNLQLEVVQGSHQAFHPGRTAELRLPGGQSALGYAGELHPKVVKTWDLPERTAVMELDLEALIAAAAEKVTAAALSGFPPTSQDVALIVDESLPAAQLQATLVEGAGELLESIELFDVYSGTGIEEGKKSLAYALRFRAEDRTLTAEEASEARAAAVALAEQRHSALQR
- the argC gene encoding N-acetyl-gamma-glutamyl-phosphate reductase; this encodes MIYTAAVSGASGYAGGEVLRLLANHPQIEIGQVTAHSSAGERLGALQPHLHPLADRVITETTAENLAGHDVVVLALPHGASGEIAAALGEDTLVIDAAADHRLESAAAWETFYGTEHQGTWPYGLPELPGQRQKLAGSGRIAVPGCYPTTILLGLAPAFAGAGAGPLVQPQDVVIVAATGTSGAGKSLKPHLLGSEVMGGMSPYGVGGVHRHTPEIEQGLSSVAGTEVQISFTPTLAPMPRGILATSTVKLAPGTTEAQLREAYAAHYDAEPFVHLLPEGQWPATKQVVGSNHVTIQLTVDERAGRAVVVSAADNLTKGTAGGAVQSMNLALGLEETTGLDLLGVSP